A region of Tigriopus californicus strain San Diego chromosome 7, Tcal_SD_v2.1, whole genome shotgun sequence DNA encodes the following proteins:
- the LOC131884374 gene encoding splicing factor 3A subunit 2-like, with product MDFQNRVGSKTGGGGQASYSESNRDRRERLAALAAETIDLAKDPYFMRNHLGTYECKLCLTLHNNEASYLAHTQGKKHQSNLARRAAKEAKEAPTNPAPDKARLNVEHKKFVKIGRPGYRVTKQRDPDQGQQSLMFEIDYPEIADGITPRHRFMSAYEQKVEPPDRKWQYLLFAAEPYETIAFKVPSREVDKSEGRFWSVWNPETKEFFLQFAFKLTSDRKPMHGAGAPPMGLLNPNFMAPRPPMPPPGLPPPPMPPGSRAPVGMVPPPPQFQPVPPPPPM from the coding sequence ATGGATTTCCAGAACCGTGTGGGCTCGAAGACGGGCGGCGGCGGTCAGGCCAGCTACTCGGAGTCGAATCGCGACCGTCGCGAGCGGCTAGCCGCTTTGGCCGCCGAAACCATCGACCTGGCCAAGGACCCGTACTTCATGCGCAATCACTTGGGCACCTACGAATGCAAGCTCTGTCTGACGTTGCACAACAACGAGGCCTCCTACCTGGCCCACACCCAGGGCAAGAAGCATCAGAGCAACTTGGCCCGCCGGGCGGCCAAAGAGGCCAAGGAGGCGCCCACCAACCCCGCCCCCGACAAGGCCCGACTCAACGTGGAGCACAAGAAATTCGTCAAGATCGGACGACCCGGATATCGGGTGACCAAGCAACGCGATCCCGACCAAGGCCAACAATCCCTCATGTTCGAGATCGACTACCCGGAAATCGCCGACGGCATCACGCCGCGACATCGATTCATGTCGGCTTATGAGCAGAAAGTCGAGCCGCCGGACCGCAAATGGCAGTACTTGCTGTTCGCGGCCGAGCCCTACGAGACCATCGCCTTCAAGGTGCCCAGTCGCGAGGTCGACAAGTCCGAAGGGCGTTTCTGGTCCGTGTGGAACCCCGAGACCAAGGAGTTCTTTCTCCAATTCGCCTTTAAACTCACTTCGGATCGGAAACCCATGCACGGCGCCGGGGCACCGCCCATGGGCTTGTTGAACCCCAATTTCATGGCTCCGCGCCCGCCCATGCCGCCGCCGGGTTTGCCACCCCCGCCTATGCCGCCCGGATCTCGTGCTCCGGTGGGCATGGTGCCCCCGCCGCCCCAGTTTCAACCCGTGCCCCCACCCCCACCCATGTAG
- the LOC131882920 gene encoding dolichyl-diphosphooligosaccharide--protein glycosyltransferase subunit STT3A-like, which produces MSGGWSSRWLARFSVEKQETLLKMMVLSASALLAFAIRLFSVLSFESMIHEFDPYFNYRTTRFLTEEGFYAFHNWFDDRAWYPLGRIIGGTIYPGLMLTSAVFYHVLNFLHVTIHVRDVCVFLAPFFSSLTVLITYQLTRELYSTGAGLAAAAMIAIVPGYISRSVAGSYDNEGIAIFCMLLTYYLWIKSVKTGQVYWAALCAVGYFYMVSSWGGYVFLINLIPMHVFVLMACGRYSHRIYVAYSTVYTLGTLLSMQISFVGFQPVQTSEHMLSLGVFGLCQILSFINHLQANMTKESFNHLFKTLVLIVGSIVALGLGVLTLSGKVAPWTGRFYSLLDPSYAKNNIPIIASVSEHQPTSWSSFYFDLQILTFLFPAGVYYCFAKLTDHNIFVILYGVTSVYFAGVMVRLMLVLAPVMCILSGIAVSASLSTYMKYLEGNHKSEKKPSKAKPSIPSDQRGSHKELIATAFVTIVSGFLVSYAFHCVWATSRAYSSPSIVLSARSHDGSRIIFDDFREAYGWLRENTPENAKIMSWWDYGYQITAMANRTILVDNNTWNNTHISRVGQAMASDEEHAYEIMKELDVDYVLVIFGGVIGYSSDDINKFLWMVRIGGSTPEGEHIKEWDYYTPSGEFRVDSEGSPTLHNCLMYKMCYYRFGQMYTEGGKPSGYDRVRNAEIGVKDFELDVLEEAYTTEHWIVRIYKVKDMPNRGV; this is translated from the exons ATGAGTGGCGGGTGGTCGTCGCGATGGCTGGCCCGGTTCTCGGTCGAGAAGCAAGAGACCCTCCTGAAAATGATGGTCTTGTCCGCCTCCGCACTATTGG CCTTTGCCATCCGTTTGTTCTCCGTGTTGAGCTTCGAGTCCATGATCCACGAGTTCGATCCGTACTTCAATTACCGCACCACGCGTTTCCTCACCGAGGAGGGCTTCTACGCCTTCCACAACTGGTTCGATGACCGGGCTTGGTATCCCCTAGGACGCATCATCGGCGGCACTATCTACCCCGGACTCATGCTAACCTCGGCCGTGTTCTACCACGTGCTCAATTTCCTCCACGTGACCATCCACGTGCGCGACGTGTGCGTCTTCTTGGCCCCGTTTTTCTCCTCGTTGACCGTGCTCATCACGTATCAATTGACCCGAGAGCTGTACTCCACCGGGGCCGGATTGGCCGCGGCGGCCATGATCGCCATCGTGCCCGGATATATTTCTCGATCCGTAGCGGGTTCCTATGATAACGAAGGGATCGCCATTTTCTGCATGCTCCTCACGTATTATCTGTGGATTAAGAGTGTCAAGACAGGCCAAGTGTATTGGGCTGCTTTGTGCGCGGTGGGCTACTTTTACATG GTGTCATCGTGGGGTGGATACGTGTTTTTGATCAACTTGATCCCCATGCACGTGTTCGTGCTCATGGCTTGTGGGCGGTACTCGCATCGTATCTACGTGGCCTACTCCACGGTTTACACCTTGGGAACGCTCCTCTCGATGCAAATCTCCTTTGTGGGATTCCAACCCGTTCAGACCTCGGAGCACATGCTA TCATTGGGCGTGTTCGGCTTGTGCCAAATCTTGAGCTTCATCAATCACCTACAAGCCAACATGACCAAAGAGAGCTTCAACCACTTGTTCAAGACCCTGGTTCTCATTGTGGGCTCCATTGTGGCTCTGGGTTTAGGCGTGCTAACTTTGTCCGGGAAAGTCGCCCCTTGGACCGGGCGATTCTACTCGTTACTCGATCCTTCCTATGCCAAAAACAACATCCCTATAATCGCGTCTGTGTCGGAGCATCAACCCACGTCTTGGTCGTCGTTTTACTTTGACCTGCAGATCCTGACCTTTCTTTTTCCCGCTGGAGTGTATTACTGTTTTGCCAAACTCACGGACCATAATATCTTCGTGATTCTTTACGGCGTGACATCCGTGTACTTTGCG GGAGTAATGGTGCGGTTGATGCTAGTTTTGGCCCCCGTGATGTGCATCTTGTCCGGGATAGCAGTGTCGGCTTCCTTGTCCACTTACATGAAATACTTGGAAGGGAATCACAAATCCGAAAAGAAGCCCAGCAAAGCCAAGCCATCGATTCCCTCAGATCAGCGAGGATCCCACAAGGAGCTCATCGCCACGGCGTTTGTCACGATCGTCTCAGGATTCTTGGTCAGTTACGCCTTCCATTGCGTATGGGCCACATCTCGGGCCTATAGTTCTCCCAGTATCGTCCTCTCGGCTCGATCTCATGACG GTTCTCGTATCATCTTTGACGACTTTCGGGAAGCCTATGGTTGGTTGAGAGAAAACACGccagaaaatgccaagatcaTGTCTTGGTGGGATTATGGATATCAGATCACGGCCATGGCCAATCGGACCATCTTGGTGGACAATAACACTTGGAACAACACACATATCTCGAGGGTGGGTCAGGCCATGGCCTCGGACGAGGAGCACGCCTATGAGATCATGAAAGAACTTGACGTGGATTATGTGCTCGTTATATTCGGCGGAGTGATTGGATACTCCTCGGATG aTATCAATAAATTCCTATGGATGGTGCGGATTGGTGGAAGCACACCCGAAGGAGAACATATCAAAGAATGGGATTACTACACCCCCTCAGGCGAGTTCCGAGTCGACTCTGAGGGAAGTCCCACCTTGCACAATTGTCTTATGTACAAGATGTGCTATTACCGATTTGGACAGATGTACACGGAAGGAG GTAAGCCTTCTGGTTACGATCGTGTTCGAAATGCGGAAATCGGCGTGAAGGACTTTGAATTGGACGTCTTGGAAGAGGCTTACACAACTGAGCATTGGATTGTTCGCATCTATAAGGTGAAAGATATGCCCAATCGCGGGGTTTAA